From the Alkalibacter rhizosphaerae genome, one window contains:
- a CDS encoding thioredoxin family protein has protein sequence MLSLKDWSSIDFQLNKNRSVVLSLSSNGCNVCVAVNAKLLEVEKSYPDATFITAKLDDVPELSGRFIVFTVPTILIFQAGKEYHRESRFIDFVRLEKYLKESFQEKRPYDEGLFDKL, from the coding sequence ATGTTGTCATTAAAAGATTGGAGCTCCATCGACTTCCAATTGAATAAAAATCGATCTGTTGTCCTGTCCCTGTCTTCCAACGGATGCAACGTGTGTGTGGCTGTCAACGCAAAATTGCTGGAAGTGGAAAAAAGCTATCCGGATGCGACGTTCATCACTGCGAAACTGGACGACGTTCCTGAACTTTCCGGTCGATTCATCGTATTTACCGTTCCCACGATCCTCATCTTTCAGGCTGGTAAGGAGTATCACCGGGAATCCCGGTTTATTGATTTTGTCCGCCTTGAAAAATATTTGAAGGAATCCTTTCAAGAAAAAAGACCTTACGATGAAGGTCTTTTTGATAAACTCTAA
- the mscL gene encoding large conductance mechanosensitive channel protein MscL produces the protein MIKEFKEFALKGNMMDLAVGIIIGGAFGKIISSLVNDIIMPLIGLLIGKMDFTNLFAVLGDGSYVTLADAQAAGALTLNYGLFINNIIDFIVIAFSIFLVVKKMNSMRKKEEAPAPVTTKQCPFCFGEVHLDATRCPHCTSQLN, from the coding sequence ATGATCAAAGAATTCAAGGAGTTTGCACTAAAAGGAAACATGATGGATCTGGCAGTTGGAATCATTATAGGTGGAGCGTTCGGCAAAATTATTTCTTCCTTAGTCAACGACATCATCATGCCCTTGATCGGTTTGTTGATCGGCAAGATGGATTTCACCAATCTGTTTGCTGTATTGGGGGATGGATCCTACGTCACATTGGCAGATGCCCAGGCGGCTGGAGCTTTGACATTGAATTACGGTCTGTTCATCAACAATATCATCGATTTTATCGTTATAGCTTTTTCGATTTTCCTGGTTGTGAAAAAAATGAACAGCATGCGAAAAAAAGAGGAAGCGCCTGCTCCGGTAACGACGAAGCAGTGTCCCTTCTGTTTTGGGGAAGTTCACCTGGATGCCACTCGTTGTCCCCACTGTACATCCCAGCTGAATTAG
- the dnaJ gene encoding molecular chaperone DnaJ: MSKRDYYEVLGLGKGASEEEIKKAYRKLAMKYHPDRNPDDKEAEENFKEVNEAYEVLSDKNKRTQYDQFGHAGMGANGAGGFGGGFGGGGGFEDIFGDIFDMFGGGFGGGSRARRPQKGADIRVQVDLTFEEAVFGTEKEIKIKRDETCDTCDGLGAASEADVKTCTNCGGSGQVRVNQRTPFGVMQTVKTCDVCHGEGKTIEKPCETCGGKGTVRRERKININIPAGVDSDSVLPLRGEGQPGVLGGPTGDVYVYFSIQTHEFFQREGNDVYCEIPITFVQASLGDEINIPSLDENKKKVGQIKFTIPEGTQSHQTFRLKGRGIANPMGYGRGDQYVKIKVEVPRKLNEDQKELLRKFAETSGTHEIHEQGKSFWNRVKSYFQ, encoded by the coding sequence ATGAGCAAAAGAGATTACTATGAAGTGCTTGGATTGGGGAAAGGTGCTTCTGAAGAAGAAATTAAAAAGGCATATCGAAAGCTTGCCATGAAATATCACCCGGACCGCAATCCGGATGACAAAGAAGCGGAAGAAAACTTTAAAGAAGTCAACGAAGCTTACGAAGTATTGAGCGACAAAAATAAACGCACCCAATACGATCAATTCGGACATGCAGGAATGGGTGCCAATGGCGCTGGTGGATTCGGCGGCGGATTCGGTGGTGGCGGCGGATTCGAAGATATTTTTGGTGATATTTTCGACATGTTCGGCGGCGGATTCGGTGGGGGTTCCAGAGCTCGGCGGCCGCAAAAGGGTGCGGACATCCGCGTTCAGGTAGATTTGACATTTGAAGAAGCCGTTTTTGGAACGGAAAAGGAAATCAAAATCAAAAGGGACGAAACTTGCGACACCTGTGACGGATTGGGAGCCGCTTCCGAGGCAGATGTAAAAACCTGTACCAATTGCGGAGGCAGCGGTCAAGTTCGAGTCAATCAACGGACTCCTTTTGGCGTGATGCAAACCGTGAAAACCTGTGACGTTTGCCACGGAGAAGGTAAAACCATTGAAAAACCCTGTGAAACTTGCGGCGGCAAGGGGACAGTGCGCCGGGAACGAAAGATCAATATCAATATACCGGCCGGTGTGGACAGCGACTCTGTTCTACCTTTGCGGGGAGAGGGACAACCGGGAGTTCTTGGTGGTCCTACCGGGGATGTTTACGTATATTTCTCGATCCAAACCCATGAATTTTTTCAGCGAGAAGGAAACGATGTTTATTGCGAGATCCCCATCACTTTTGTTCAAGCATCCTTGGGAGACGAGATCAACATCCCGTCTTTGGATGAAAACAAAAAAAAGGTGGGACAAATCAAATTTACCATACCGGAAGGGACCCAGTCTCATCAGACATTCCGCTTAAAAGGCAGGGGAATCGCAAACCCAATGGGCTACGGCAGGGGAGACCAGTATGTGAAGATCAAAGTGGAAGTTCCGAGAAAGTTGAACGAAGATCAAAAGGAACTGCTGCGAAAATTTGCAGAGACATCGGGAACCCACGAGATCCACGAACAGGGAAAAAGCTTCTGGAACAGGGTGAAGTCTTATTTTCAGTAA
- the dnaK gene encoding molecular chaperone DnaK, whose protein sequence is MGKEKIIGIDLGTTNSCVAVLEGGEPVVIPNAEGNRTTPSVVAFTKDGERLVGQVAKRQAVTNPDKTVASIKREMGTDHKVTIDGTSYTPQQISAMILQKLKADAEAYLGETVTKAVITVPAYFSDSQRQATKDAGKIAGLEVLRIINEPTAASLAYGLDKGESQKIMVYDLGGGTFDVSILELGDGVFEVLATNGDNHLGGDDFDQRVIEYLADEFKKENGVDLRNDKIALQRLKEAAEKAKIELSGVMSSNINLPFITATQEGPKHLDITLTRAKFDELTGDLVERTVGPVKSAMKDAGLSAGDINKIILVGGSTRTPAVQEAVKKITGQDAYKGINPDECVAIGAAIQAGVLAGEVKDVLLLDVTPLSLGIETMGGVFTKLIERNTTIPSKKSQIFSTAADNQTAVDIHVLQGERELAAYNKTLGRFQLAGIAPAPRGIPQIEVTFDIDANGIVNVSAKDMGTGKSQNVVIQSSTNMSDDEIEKAVKEAEKFAEEDKKKKEEVEVKNSADSTIYQIEKSLKDLGEKVTADEKKTVEDAIADLKTKMEGTDVEAIRQATEALNNAFHPIAQKLYEQSAQEGAGPEQDASADNGKNDDVVDADYEVVDDDK, encoded by the coding sequence ATGGGAAAAGAAAAAATCATTGGAATTGACTTGGGAACAACCAACTCATGTGTTGCAGTATTGGAAGGTGGAGAACCTGTAGTGATCCCCAATGCGGAAGGCAATCGAACGACGCCGTCTGTAGTGGCTTTTACAAAAGATGGAGAAAGACTGGTTGGCCAGGTGGCAAAAAGACAAGCCGTCACCAATCCGGACAAAACCGTCGCTTCGATTAAAAGAGAAATGGGAACCGACCATAAGGTGACCATCGACGGGACCAGCTATACGCCCCAGCAGATCTCTGCCATGATCCTGCAGAAGCTGAAAGCGGATGCGGAGGCGTATCTGGGAGAAACGGTAACGAAAGCCGTCATAACCGTACCCGCATATTTCAGCGATAGCCAACGTCAGGCAACAAAAGATGCAGGCAAGATCGCCGGATTGGAAGTGTTGCGGATCATCAATGAACCGACAGCAGCTTCTCTGGCTTACGGATTGGACAAGGGAGAAAGCCAAAAGATCATGGTCTATGATTTGGGAGGCGGTACTTTTGACGTTTCCATTCTGGAGTTGGGAGACGGCGTTTTTGAAGTATTGGCAACAAACGGAGACAACCATTTGGGTGGAGACGACTTTGACCAACGGGTCATCGAATATCTGGCCGATGAATTCAAGAAAGAAAATGGAGTTGATCTTCGAAACGACAAGATCGCTCTGCAACGGCTGAAAGAAGCTGCAGAAAAAGCAAAAATCGAGCTGTCCGGTGTCATGAGCAGCAACATCAACCTGCCCTTTATCACCGCTACTCAAGAAGGTCCAAAACACTTGGACATCACCTTGACTCGTGCAAAGTTTGATGAATTGACTGGCGATCTGGTGGAAAGAACCGTAGGTCCGGTCAAAAGCGCCATGAAAGATGCCGGACTCAGTGCAGGCGACATCAACAAGATCATCCTGGTAGGTGGTTCTACCCGAACTCCAGCCGTTCAGGAAGCAGTGAAGAAAATCACGGGACAAGATGCCTATAAAGGGATCAACCCGGATGAGTGCGTTGCCATAGGAGCAGCCATCCAAGCCGGTGTCCTGGCGGGAGAAGTCAAGGACGTACTGCTTCTGGATGTTACCCCCCTATCTCTTGGAATTGAAACCATGGGTGGTGTATTCACCAAACTGATCGAAAGAAATACGACCATTCCTTCCAAGAAGAGCCAAATCTTTTCGACGGCAGCAGACAATCAAACGGCAGTGGACATCCACGTTCTTCAAGGAGAGCGGGAATTGGCCGCTTACAACAAAACCTTGGGACGCTTCCAACTGGCAGGAATTGCGCCGGCACCAAGAGGGATCCCGCAAATCGAGGTCACCTTCGACATTGATGCCAATGGTATCGTCAATGTATCCGCAAAAGATATGGGAACGGGGAAATCCCAAAATGTTGTCATTCAGTCTTCCACCAACATGAGCGATGACGAAATCGAAAAAGCGGTGAAAGAAGCGGAGAAATTTGCAGAAGAAGACAAGAAGAAAAAAGAAGAAGTGGAAGTGAAAAACTCTGCGGATTCTACGATCTATCAAATAGAGAAATCTTTAAAAGACCTGGGAGAGAAAGTTACAGCAGATGAAAAGAAGACAGTGGAAGATGCCATTGCTGATCTGAAAACCAAGATGGAAGGGACCGACGTAGAGGCGATTCGACAAGCGACAGAGGCCCTGAACAATGCATTCCATCCTATTGCACAAAAGTTATATGAGCAATCTGCCCAAGAAGGAGCCGGACCGGAGCAAGATGCCTCGGCCGACAACGGCAAGAACGACGATGTGGTCGATGCCGATTACGAGGTCGTTGACGACGACAAGTAA
- the grpE gene encoding nucleotide exchange factor GrpE has protein sequence MRLSKKKKDENMETKENLTEEPIQENTPSEEKMPEEESSKEYQELMNRLIRMQADFDNYKKRTTKEKEDIFKYALEDFSLKMLPVLDNLERAIQALDDSHVKDEYANGVRMVLKQLLDVLEKEGLTEILCNGESFDPNLHHGVTVEDSDDHEDDEIIDVFQKGYKFKEKVIRPAMVKICKKINKD, from the coding sequence ATGAGATTGAGTAAGAAAAAGAAAGACGAAAACATGGAGACAAAAGAAAATTTGACGGAAGAGCCGATTCAGGAAAACACTCCCAGCGAGGAGAAGATGCCGGAAGAGGAAAGTTCCAAAGAATATCAGGAATTGATGAACCGGTTGATCCGCATGCAGGCCGATTTTGACAATTATAAGAAACGGACAACGAAGGAGAAAGAGGATATTTTCAAATATGCTCTGGAAGATTTTTCTTTGAAAATGTTGCCGGTATTGGATAATCTGGAACGTGCGATCCAGGCTTTGGACGACAGCCATGTCAAGGACGAATACGCCAATGGAGTTCGTATGGTATTAAAACAGCTACTGGATGTTTTAGAGAAGGAAGGACTGACAGAGATCCTTTGCAATGGGGAATCTTTTGATCCAAACCTGCATCATGGTGTGACAGTAGAGGATTCAGATGATCACGAAGACGACGAGATCATAGACGTCTTTCAAAAGGGATATAAATTCAAGGAAAAAGTGATACGACCGGCAATGGTCAAGATTTGTAAAAAAATCAATAAGGATTAA
- the hrcA gene encoding heat-inducible transcriptional repressor HrcA, whose amino-acid sequence MSDKLERKMKILYSIIRDYIETAEPIGSRTIAKKYDLGISAATIRNEMSDLEEMGFLIQPHTSAGRVPSQKAYRLYVDELMNVGHLKADLQKEIRDSYHQYVEEIDKAIKHTAQVIAQLTSYTSMVSLPQMDTLDCKHVQLIPIEDERVLMVVVTKENIINNYELRMSRPVQDGELVKLNNILNHVVKGTSLRNIGEGLTRKINDLTLEENELLQEIVPIFKEVMINRNDNLIYSNGVTNILNYPEFNDIGKAKEFLDVIEEKKRVAEILKQTSGSGLNIIIGTENYVQAFKDCSLITATYRINGESIGSIGVIGPVRMNYDHVVSVMSFLSEELNKQLSSSENVQAKGDEIE is encoded by the coding sequence ATGAGCGATAAACTGGAAAGAAAAATGAAAATTTTATATTCCATCATTCGAGATTATATAGAAACGGCGGAACCGATCGGTTCTAGAACCATTGCCAAAAAATATGATCTTGGAATAAGTGCGGCCACTATTCGAAATGAAATGTCGGATCTGGAAGAAATGGGTTTTTTGATCCAACCCCATACTTCTGCGGGAAGGGTGCCGTCTCAAAAAGCCTATCGGCTGTATGTGGATGAATTGATGAATGTAGGACATCTGAAAGCCGATCTGCAAAAGGAAATTCGGGACAGCTACCATCAATACGTGGAAGAGATCGACAAGGCAATCAAGCACACCGCGCAAGTCATCGCCCAGTTGACCAGCTATACATCCATGGTCTCTCTACCCCAAATGGATACGTTGGACTGCAAGCATGTACAGCTGATCCCCATCGAGGATGAACGGGTCTTGATGGTGGTCGTTACAAAGGAAAACATCATCAACAACTATGAGCTGAGAATGAGCAGACCAGTCCAGGATGGGGAATTGGTAAAATTGAACAACATCCTGAACCATGTGGTCAAAGGAACTTCCCTGCGAAATATTGGAGAAGGGCTGACCAGAAAGATCAACGACTTGACTTTGGAAGAGAACGAACTGTTGCAGGAGATCGTGCCGATTTTTAAAGAAGTGATGATCAACCGCAACGACAATCTGATTTATTCCAATGGCGTCACAAATATTTTGAACTACCCGGAATTCAATGACATTGGAAAGGCCAAAGAATTTCTGGATGTCATCGAAGAGAAAAAGCGGGTGGCGGAAATATTGAAACAGACCAGCGGAAGCGGGTTGAACATTATCATTGGAACAGAAAACTATGTCCAAGCGTTCAAAGATTGCAGTCTGATCACTGCAACCTACCGGATCAACGGAGAAAGCATCGGAAGCATCGGTGTGATCGGACCGGTACGAATGAATTATGATCATGTGGTATCCGTAATGAGTTTTCTGAGTGAAGAATTGAACAAGCAGCTAAGCAGCAGCGAAAATGTCCAAGCAAAGGGTGATGAGATTGAGTAA
- the hemW gene encoding radical SAM family heme chaperone HemW: protein MKKVSIYIHVPFCVQKCLYCDFLSFDNQRGDIPSYVDRLRMEIEEKKQDVAGRKIHTVYFGGGTPSLLSGDAIKSILGSLRSFGSWDGTEEITLEANPGTLTKRKIEGYLEAGVNRFSLGLQSAIDAELKAIGRIHTFADFESTMDQMRRMGCDNISVDLMTGLPGQSLESFQKGFQKVMAWKPEHLSCYGLTVEEDTPLHEMVESGQVELRDDLEREMHEWLLEEMDRIGYDHYEISNFSLPHHQSRHNNIYWSMGDYLGLGLGASSFMDGTRYRNTRKMSRYLEGVPLIPEEVVILDEKAWKEEWMFLGLRVMKGVSRREYVGRFHITLEEDYGPVIETLRNQGLLEVDEIGIRLTKTGLTFANKVFRAFLLD from the coding sequence ATGAAAAAAGTAAGCATCTATATTCATGTTCCATTTTGCGTGCAAAAATGTCTCTATTGCGATTTCCTGTCCTTTGATAACCAAAGGGGAGACATCCCTTCTTATGTGGATCGTTTGCGGATGGAGATCGAAGAAAAAAAACAGGATGTTGCAGGCAGAAAGATCCATACTGTTTATTTTGGAGGTGGCACTCCCTCCTTGCTTTCGGGGGATGCGATCAAAAGCATTTTAGGATCCCTCCGTTCCTTCGGATCTTGGGACGGTACGGAAGAGATCACATTGGAAGCAAATCCGGGCACCCTTACAAAACGAAAGATCGAAGGGTACCTGGAGGCGGGGGTGAACCGCTTTAGTCTGGGGTTGCAGTCTGCCATCGATGCGGAACTGAAAGCCATTGGAAGGATCCACACGTTTGCTGATTTCGAATCAACCATGGATCAGATGCGAAGAATGGGCTGCGACAACATCAGCGTGGATCTGATGACGGGTCTGCCGGGGCAGAGCCTGGAGAGTTTTCAAAAGGGATTCCAGAAAGTCATGGCCTGGAAACCGGAACATTTGTCCTGCTATGGATTGACGGTAGAGGAAGATACGCCCTTGCATGAAATGGTGGAATCCGGTCAGGTGGAATTAAGGGACGATTTGGAGCGGGAAATGCACGAATGGCTCTTGGAAGAAATGGACCGCATCGGTTACGACCATTATGAGATCAGCAATTTTTCCCTGCCGCACCACCAGTCCAGACACAACAATATCTATTGGAGCATGGGCGATTATCTGGGATTGGGATTGGGTGCTTCTTCCTTCATGGATGGGACGCGCTACAGGAACACCAGGAAGATGAGCCGATATTTGGAAGGAGTGCCTTTGATTCCGGAAGAAGTGGTGATCCTGGATGAAAAGGCATGGAAAGAAGAATGGATGTTTCTGGGACTGCGAGTGATGAAAGGAGTCTCCCGGAGGGAATATGTTGGGAGATTCCATATAACACTGGAAGAAGATTATGGTCCGGTCATTGAGACGCTCAGGAACCAGGGTCTGTTGGAAGTGGATGAAATCGGCATTCGATTGACGAAAACGGGTTTGACTTTTGCCAATAAGGTGTTTCGCGCATTTTTGCTGGATTGA
- the lepA gene encoding translation elongation factor 4, giving the protein MTQTKQDKTRNFSIIAHIDHGKSTLADRLIQKTGLLTDREMSNQVLDNMDLEKERGITIKLQAIRLVYQDELGNEYYLNLIDTPGHVDFTYEVSRSLAACEGAILVVDAVQGIEAQTMANVYLALENNLEIIPVINKIDLPGADPEMVKHEIEDVIGIEAHDAPLISAKEGINIEDVLKAIVDRVPPPENKDDKPLRALIFDSYYDSYRGVIASIRVKEGKIKKGMRIKMMNTRKVFEVDEVGVFVKTLLPVDELVSGDVGYVTASIKNVKDSRVGDTITDAADPASEALPGYKKVTPMVYSGIYPADGAKYEDLKEALEKLQLNDASLMFEPDTSVALGFGFRCGFLGLLHMEIIQERLEREYNIDLVTTAPSVIYKIKKNNGELMWVDNPTNLPPAVEIDYMEEPIVEASIMVPSQYVGAIMDLCQERRGEYKTMSYMEETRVVLEYDLPLNEIIYDFFDALKSRTKGYASFDYEMKEYRRSDLVKLDILLNGDVVDALSFIVHNSKAYSRGRMICEKLKEAIPRQMFEIPIQAAIGGKIIARETIRAMRKDVLAKCYGGDISRKRKLLEKQKEGKKRMRQVGNVEIPQEAFMSVLKLDS; this is encoded by the coding sequence ATGACCCAAACAAAACAAGACAAAACCAGGAATTTTTCGATCATTGCACATATAGATCACGGTAAGTCCACCTTGGCGGATCGTTTGATCCAAAAGACCGGCTTGCTCACCGATCGTGAAATGTCCAACCAGGTGTTGGACAATATGGATCTGGAAAAGGAACGAGGCATCACCATCAAGTTGCAGGCCATCCGCTTGGTTTACCAGGATGAACTCGGCAATGAATATTATTTGAATTTGATCGACACACCGGGCCATGTGGACTTTACCTATGAAGTCTCCAGGAGTCTGGCCGCCTGCGAAGGCGCCATACTTGTTGTTGACGCTGTCCAGGGGATCGAAGCACAAACCATGGCCAATGTCTATTTGGCCTTGGAAAACAATTTGGAGATCATCCCGGTCATCAATAAAATCGATTTACCGGGAGCGGACCCGGAAATGGTCAAGCATGAGATCGAAGACGTGATCGGCATCGAAGCTCATGATGCACCGTTGATTTCCGCCAAGGAAGGCATCAATATCGAAGATGTCCTAAAGGCCATCGTGGATCGGGTCCCCCCGCCGGAAAACAAGGATGACAAACCCTTGAGAGCCTTGATTTTTGATTCCTACTACGATTCTTATCGGGGAGTTATTGCCTCCATCCGAGTAAAGGAAGGAAAAATCAAAAAAGGAATGCGGATCAAAATGATGAACACCAGAAAAGTATTTGAAGTGGATGAAGTCGGGGTATTCGTCAAAACTCTGCTGCCGGTGGACGAGTTGGTCAGCGGAGATGTAGGCTATGTTACCGCCAGCATAAAAAATGTGAAGGATTCCCGGGTAGGGGACACCATTACAGATGCTGCCGACCCGGCATCGGAAGCCTTGCCGGGTTATAAAAAAGTAACACCCATGGTCTACAGCGGCATCTATCCTGCAGACGGAGCCAAATACGAAGACCTGAAGGAAGCACTGGAAAAGCTGCAGCTCAACGATGCATCCTTGATGTTCGAGCCGGATACATCCGTTGCCCTGGGATTTGGTTTTCGATGTGGATTTTTGGGATTGCTGCACATGGAGATCATCCAGGAGAGATTGGAGAGAGAATACAACATCGACCTGGTGACCACAGCACCAAGCGTTATTTACAAGATCAAAAAGAACAATGGGGAACTGATGTGGGTGGACAATCCCACCAACCTGCCACCAGCTGTAGAGATCGATTATATGGAAGAACCCATCGTAGAAGCTTCCATCATGGTGCCGTCTCAGTATGTAGGGGCCATCATGGACCTGTGTCAGGAACGTCGTGGAGAGTATAAAACCATGAGTTATATGGAAGAAACCAGGGTGGTATTGGAATACGACCTGCCTTTGAACGAGATCATTTACGATTTTTTTGACGCCCTCAAATCCAGGACCAAGGGATATGCCTCTTTTGATTATGAGATGAAGGAGTATCGTCGAAGCGATTTGGTGAAACTGGATATTTTGTTAAACGGAGACGTGGTGGATGCACTTTCTTTTATCGTCCACAACAGTAAAGCCTATTCTCGGGGTCGAATGATTTGTGAAAAATTGAAGGAAGCCATACCGCGGCAAATGTTCGAAATTCCCATCCAAGCAGCCATCGGCGGGAAAATCATTGCCAGGGAAACCATTCGAGCCATGCGAAAGGACGTACTGGCCAAATGCTATGGTGGAGACATCTCCCGAAAGCGAAAACTTCTGGAGAAGCAGAAGGAAGGGAAAAAACGAATGCGCCAGGTGGGGAATGTGGAAATTCCTCAAGAAGCCTTCATGTCCGTTTTGAAACTGGACTCTTGA
- a CDS encoding phosphate acyltransferase: MIKNMKDLFEAIGGDTPIALVAAAGEEEDLLMALDEAMNRGWIQATVVGDRTKIADLMKKQGIRSNRFTVIHGEDPVESVALAMEQVRDGKANILMKGKVGTADVLRGVLNREYGQRQEKILSHMAMVETEGVDRLLFITDGGVVIAPDLDQKRQILENAVDFVQSLGYDKPNVGVICAVEKVNEKMPATLDAIKLVDLAKEGVIKGCNVSGPFALDNALSERSAKIKGIRDPFAGRSDILLMPSVEAGNILFKALVYLAPSKTAAVVLGAKVPIVLTSRSDRFETKLHSIAAAVYMVQQQEK, encoded by the coding sequence ATGATCAAAAATATGAAAGACCTGTTTGAGGCCATTGGAGGGGATACTCCCATTGCCCTGGTCGCAGCTGCCGGTGAAGAGGAAGACTTGTTGATGGCTTTGGATGAAGCAATGAATCGGGGATGGATCCAAGCGACCGTGGTAGGAGATCGGACCAAGATCGCCGATCTGATGAAAAAACAGGGGATCCGTTCAAATCGATTTACCGTCATTCATGGAGAAGACCCAGTGGAATCCGTGGCCTTGGCCATGGAACAGGTTCGGGACGGTAAGGCCAATATCTTAATGAAGGGAAAGGTGGGCACTGCAGATGTTTTGCGGGGCGTTTTAAATAGAGAATACGGCCAACGGCAGGAAAAGATATTGAGCCACATGGCCATGGTGGAGACAGAAGGTGTTGACCGATTGCTTTTTATCACCGATGGTGGCGTAGTCATAGCACCAGACTTGGATCAAAAGCGTCAAATCCTTGAAAATGCCGTGGATTTTGTCCAAAGTCTCGGGTACGACAAACCCAATGTTGGCGTGATTTGTGCTGTTGAAAAAGTAAATGAGAAGATGCCGGCCACCCTGGATGCAATAAAACTGGTGGATCTGGCAAAAGAGGGAGTCATCAAGGGATGCAATGTGAGTGGACCTTTTGCTTTGGACAACGCCCTGTCGGAGCGTTCTGCAAAGATCAAAGGGATAAGGGATCCCTTTGCAGGCAGGAGTGATATACTCCTCATGCCCAGCGTGGAAGCGGGGAACATCTTGTTCAAAGCATTGGTATATTTGGCACCATCCAAGACGGCAGCCGTCGTATTGGGGGCAAAAGTACCCATCGTTCTTACATCCCGATCGGATCGTTTTGAAACCAAGCTCCATTCCATTGCAGCTGCAGTATATATGGTGCAGCAACAAGAAAAATAA